The Methylopila sp. M107 genome contains the following window.
CGAGCCGGCGAACGGCGGTCAGGAAGGTCTCGTCCGGGCCTTCGCGGAGCTTCAGATAGGTGTCGACCACGGTTTCGACGGCGTCGACGACCTCGTCGCCGGTGAAGCCGGGGCCGACGAGCGCGCCAACCGACGCGTCCTCCGCGCCGGAGCCGCCGAGCGTGATCTGGTAGACCTCCTCGCCGCGCTTATCGACGCCGAGCAGGCCGATATGGCCGACATGGTGGTGACCGCAGGCGTTGATGCAGCCGGAAATCTTGATCTTGAGCTCGCCGATCTCGGTCTGCCGCTCCGGGCTGCCGAAGCGGTTGGACAGGTCCTGCGCGATGTTGATCGAGCGGGCGTTGGCCAGCGCGCAATAGTCGAGGCCGGGGCAGGCGATGATGTCGGTGACGAGGCCGGCGTTGCCGGTCGCGAGCCCGTGGGAGACGAGTTCGGCGTAGAGCGCCGGCATGTCGTCGAGCGCGACATGGGCGAGCACGAGGTTCTGCTCGTGGCTGACGCGCAGCTCCGACTGGGAAAACCGCTCCGCGAGATCGGCCGAGACGTCCATCTGGTCGGCGGTGGCGTCGCCCGGAATGCCGCCGATGGGCTTCAGCGAGATCGTCACGATGCCGTAGCCCGGGACCTTGTGGGCCGCGACGTTGTTCTGCGCGAAAGCCGCAAAATCACGGCTGTCGGCCTTGGCTTCCTCGAAGGCGCCGGACCGCGCCGGCTTCTCGGGCAGTTCCGGCGGCGCGAAATAGGCCGTGATCCGCTCGATCTCCTCCTCGGGGAGCTGGAGCAGCTCGGTCTTCCGGACCTCGGCGAACTCCGCCTCGATCTGCTTGGTGATCTCGGTCGCGCCGGTCTCGTGCACCAGGATCTTGATCCGAGCCTTGTACTTATTGTCGCGGCGCCCGTGAAGGTTGTAGACGCGCATGATCGCCTCGCAATAGGCGAGCAGGTCTTCCTCGGGCAGGAAGTCCCGAACCTTGTGGGCGATCATCGGGGTGCGGCCCTGGCCGCCGCCGACATAGACCGCGAAGCCGAGCTCGCCGGCCTCGTTCTTCTTCACCTCGAGCCCGATGTCGTGCAGCTGGATCGCGGCGCGGTCGTTCGGCGAGCCGGTGACGGCCAGCTTAAACTTGCGCGGCAGGTAGGAGAATTCGGGGTGGATCGACGACCACTGCCGAAGAATCTCCGCGTAAGGACGCGGGTCCGCGACCTCGTCGGCGGCGGCGCCGGCGAAGTGATCGGCGGTGACGTTGCGGATGCAGTTTCCGGAGGTCTGCAGCGCATGCATCTCGACGGAAGCGAGCTTCCTCAGGATTTCGGGCATGTCCTTCAGCGCCGGCCAGTTGAACTGCAGGTTCTGGCGCGTGGTGAAGTGGCCGTAGTCGCGGTCGTATTCGCGCGCGATGTGGGCGAGCATGCGCATCTGCTTCGAGGACAGCGTGCCGTAGGGCACCGCGATCCGGAGCATGTAGGCGTGAAGCTGCAGGTAGAGGCCGTTCATCAGACGAAGCGGACGGAACTGCTCCTCGGTCAGCTCGCCCGAAAGGCGGCGCTCGACCTGGTCCGAGAACTGGGCGACGCGACCGTCGACGAAGTCGCGGTCGAACTCATCGTAGCGATACATGGACTGAAACTCCTCAGGCCGCGACCGAGCGGGCCAGATCATCGCGGACGGTCGGCCCGAACGCGCGGATCACTTCGCGCAGGCGCAAGGGGCGCAGAGCCCCGTCGGCGTCCCGCGCGACGTCGATCGCATAGGCCTCGACGATGATCTGAGCCTCCACCGCCTTCTGGCCGGTCGCGAGCGCGGCCTCGATGTCGGCGTCGGCCTCGAGCACGACCGCCTGCCCGATGCGGTCGGACCAGCCGCCGTCGGCGTCGAGATAGACCACAACGCCGTCGATCAGACGGTTGGCGGTGACGACCTGGGTTGCGGCCTTTCGCTTGGAGGCCGACTTCTGGATGGGAGCTGACATGGCGTTTCGGCTTGATGCTTCTTGTTGTCGTTACGCAGCGCTCGTCCGGCGCGCGGTTTCGGGGACGATGGGCGCGGCGTCGACCTGTTCGGCCTCCGCCAGCGCCCGGCCTATGAGAATGAGCACGGGACCGGTGACGTCGCCGCGGTCCGCAAGAGCCGGCAGATCGCGCAGCGTCCCGGCGAAGATCGTCTCGTCGGCGCGGCTGGCGTTCTCCACCGCCGCGACCGGCGTGTCGAGCGAGAGGCCAGCCTCGACGAGGCGTTCGGCGACGGCGCCCGCCACCGTTCTTCCCATATAGACAGCGACCGTCGCGCCTCCAAGCGCAAGTCCCGCCCAATCGGGCAGCGTGCGGCCGTCGAGATCATGGCCGGTGGCGAAGACGAGGCTGGACGAGAGCCCGCGCAGCGTCAGCGGGGCCTTGGCGGAGGCCGCCGCGGCGAACGCGGCCGTCACGCCCGGCACGATCTCGTGCGGCACGCCGGCGGCGCTAAGCGCCGCCATCTCTTCGCCGACGCGGCCGAACACCATCGGGTCGCCGCCCTTCAACCGCACGACCCGGCGGCCGGCCTTCGCCTCGCGAACCAGAATCTCGCCGATCTCGCCTTGCGTGACCTCGTGGCGTCCCTTGCGCTTGCCGACCGAAATCCGGTGGGCGTCACGGCGGCCCATGGCGATCAGGTCGGGTGGCACCAGCGCGTCATGGACGATGACGTCCGCCTCCTGCAGCACGCGCTGGGCGCGCAGCGTCAGCAGGTCGGTCGCGCCGGGGCCGGCCCCGACCAGCCAGACGAAGCCCGCGACGTCGGGCTCGGCCGACATCATCCGGACGGCCTCGGCCCGTGCGCCCGCCACGTCGCCCGACAGGGCCCGCGCCGCGACGGGACCGTCGAACAGCTTCGCCCAGAACCGGCGGCGGGCCTCGCCATGCGGGATCATGTCCGCGACCGCGCCGCGCAGGCTTTCGGCCAGCGACGTCAGCCGGCCGAGCTCGGGCGACAGCATCGCCTCGACCCGCGCGCGCACATGGCGCGCCAATACCGGGGCCGCGCCGTCGGTGCCGATCGCGACCGCGAGCGGCGCCCGGTTGACGAGGGCCGGCGTGGTGAAGTCGCAGAGCTCCGGGCGGTCCACGACGTTGACCGGAACGCGAGCGAGACGCGCAGCGTCCGCGATCCGGCGATCTTCCGTCTCGTCTTCGGTCGCGGCGAAAGCCAGCGCGACGTCATCAAGATGCGCGACGTCGAACCGCGCATGCAGAACTTCCGCTCCGAGTCGCGCGGCGTCGCCGAGCAATTCGTCGCCCGGCGCTTCCGCGACGATCCGCAGGCGCGCGTCGGTCTCGCCGAGAAGGCGCGCCTTCGCCGCGGCAGCCGCGCCCGATCCCACGATCAGCACGGTGCGTCCGGACACTTTGTGGAAGGCGGGAAACGCCGTCAGTCGAGCCATTCAAGAAACGCTCCAAACATGGCCGGACAATGGTATTTCACAGACTGTTTGGCAAGTCCGGCGATTAACACATTTTCATAATGTGTTTTTAGGCGTGAAATGGTCGGCAAGTTGTCGAGATGGGCGACTGCTGTCGAGTGTGCGGCGCCGAAGGACTTTCAGAAAATCAAAACGTTAGCGATACCCGTCGACGTCTTGGCGGGTTCGGCGGTTTTACGCTTGACGGAAACGTTTCGGAGAGTAGGTGGAAATATTCCACAGTGAAAACGCGAATCCTCACTGGCGTGCAAGGTCCCAAGAGTGCTTCAGTTTGCTTAACCCGTTCAACAGCTTCGGAAAGGTCTTGATTTGAAGCCGCCGCCGACAATGGGCGACGTCGCCAGGCTCGCAGGCGTTTCGGCGATGACCGTCAGCCGCGCGCTCCGACGCGACGCATCCGTGTCGGCGCGCACGCGTGCGCGCGTGCTGGAGGTGGTCGATGAAATTGGCTACGTGCCCGACAAGGCGGCGGGTTCGCTGTCGTCAGGCAGATCTGGCCTCGTCGCCGTGATCTTCCCGACCCTCGTGCTTCCCCTTTTCGCATATGTCGCGAAGGGCCTGGGCGAGACGATTTCGCAGTCCGGCCTCGAACTTCAGATCGCTGCGTCCGACTACAGCGCGGATCGCGAGGAAGAAATTCTGCGCTCGATGCTGCGCCGTCGACCCGAGGCGGTGGCGATCGCGGGCGTCGGACACACCGCGAAGACCGCGCGGCTGCTTCAGGGCGCCGGCATACCGGTCGTCGAGTTTCTCGACGGGGCGGACCCGGCGATCGACAGTCTTATCGGGCTCGACCTCACGGCCGTCAGCCGGGCGACGGTCGAGTATCTCGCCGCCCGCGGGCGCAAACGCCTCGCCGTGGCGTCCCCGCGCAGCGACGCCGGACGACGCGCTGAGCGTCGCGTCCAGTCGCTTGCGGAAGCCGCGCGGGCCCATGGCCTGCCGGAGCCTGCGGTCTTCCAGCAGGGCAGTTCGATCCAGCCGGTCGAGCAGGGCGCCCGCAGCGCGCAGGCGATGATCGCCAGCGGCGAGTCGTACGACGCTCTGATCCTCATGACGGACTACGCCGCGATCGGCGCCGTCAGGGAACTCGAGAACGCGGGAGTGCAGGTGCCGTCCGATATGGCCGTGTTCGGCTTTGGGGATTGCGAGGTCGCGAGGTACGTGCGGCCGTCCATCACCACAGTGGGCTTCAATCCGGCGGCGGCCGGCGTCGAGATCGGCAAGATCATCCTGTCGGCGCTGGATGCGGCGCGGCAGGGCGCCGAGCGGCAGACCTACCGGCTGATGCTCGATTTCCAGATCTATGAGCGCGAAAGCGCCTGACGGACGCCGCGCAAGGGCCGCGCTAGCCAATCGAGCGAATGCGCCATTGCACGCGCCGTAACGCTCCGGCGCGCGAGGCTGCGGTTGCTCTTCGCCGCCCCGCCCACTATCACGGCTATGGGGACGCTTAGCCTTTCGTCGACGCGCGCAGCGGCGCGCGCGTCCCCGTATGCAGGTGACCCCCGATGATCCGACCAGTCGCTCCTTCATCGTCGAGCAGGCTCTTGCGGCTCGGCGCGCTGGGGCTGGCCCTCGCCGTCTCGGGCGGCGTCGCGCTGGCGCAAGGCGGCGCCCCGGGGCCGATGCCGGTCTCTGTGGCGAACCCGATCAAGAAGAAGGTCTCCGAGGTCGCCGAGTTCACCGGCCGGTTCGAAGCGTCCGAGCGGGTCGACGTCCGCGCCCAGGTGAGCGGGCAGCTCGTAGAGGTCGCCTTCAAGGACGGCGCTCAGGTCAAGAAGGGCGACCTGCTGTTCAAGATCGACCCGAGGCCGTACCAGAATGCGCTCGAGCAGGCGCAATCGGCGGTGACGACGGCCAACGCGACGATCCAGCTGACCAAGGCCGACGTCGACCGCGCCAAGGACCTGATCCGCACCGGCAACATCACCGACCAGGTCGCCCAGCAACGCCAGCAGGCCTATCAGCAGGCGCTCGCGAGCCTGCAGTCGGCGCAGGCGCAGGTGGCGACCGCGAAGCTCAATCTCGAATGGACCGACGTCCGCGCGCCGATCGAGGGCCGCATCGGCCGCAAGCTCGTGACGGAAGGCAACCTGATCGCTTCCGGCGCATCGTCCAGCGTGCTCACCACGATCGTCGGCATCAAGCCGATCTACTTCTACTTCGACGTCGATGAGCAGAGCTACCTGCGCTACATGAACTTCGTCCGCGAAGGCAAGATCAAGCAGGAGGACGGCGGCGCGCCCGTGAAGATCGCGCTGCCGGATTCGCCGAAGTTCACGATCGACGGCCGCATCGACTTCGCCGACAACCAGCTCGACCAGCAGACCGGCACGCTGCGTCTTCGCGCGACCGTTCCGAACCAGGACGGCTTCCTGACGTCCGGCGTGTTCGGCCGCCTGCAGCTGACCTCCAGCCCCGAATATGACGCGGTCCTGATTCCGGACGCCGCGATCCTGTCCGACCAGACGCGCAAGATCGTGATGACGGTCGACAAGGATAACAAGGTCGTCCCCAAGGTCGTCGAACTCGGCCAGGCCAATGACGGCATGCGGGTGATCCGGTCCGGGCTCACCGAAGAGGATGTCGTCATCGTCAACGGGCTGATGCGCGCGAGACCGGGCGCGGAGGTCGCGCCGCAGAAGGTCGATCCGACCAAGCCGGACAAGCAGGCTGCGGCCGAGCCGAAGAAGTAAGGCGGCCGCGTTATGGGTTTCGGGCATTTCTTCGTCGATCGGCCGATCTTCGCGTCGGTCATCTCCATCGTTCTCATGATCATCGGCGGCGTCGCGCTCGTCGGGCTGCCGATCGCGCAGTATCCCGAGATCGCGCCGCCCACCATCGTGGTGCAGGCGACCTATCCGGGCGCCAACGCCGAGACCATCGCCGAAACCGTCGCCGCGCCGCTCGAACAGCAGATCAACGGCGTCGAGGGCATGATCTACATGAACTCGCTGGCGACCGGCGACGGCGTTCTGCAGCTCACCGTGACGTTCCAGCCGGGCACCAACCAGGACATCGCGCAGGTCCAGGTCCAGAACCGCGTCGCGCAGGCGCAGCCGCGACTTCCTGAAGCCGTCAGCCGCACCGGCGTCACCGTGAACAAGCGGTCGTCGGACTTCCTGATGGTCGTGAACCTCGTGTCGCCGACCAAGTCGCTCGACACGCTCTACATGTCGAACTACGCCTCGGTGAACATCGTCGACGCGCTGAAGCGCATCGAGGGCGTCGGCGACATCCGCATCTTCGGCGAGCGCGAGCTCTCGCTCCGCATCTGGCTCGACCCCAACCGGCTCGCGGCCTATGGCCTGGCGGCAGGCGACGTGGTGGCTGCGATTTCGGCGCAGAACGTTCAGGTCTCGGGCGGATCGCTTGGCGCGCCGCCGTCGCCGCAGGGCACCGTCTCGCAGATCACCGTCACGACCCAGGGACGCTTCCAGGACCCCGAGCAGTTCAAGAAGATCATCGTCCGCTCGACCTCCGACGGCCGCCTGCTGCGGGTCGGGGACGTCGCGCGGGTCGAGGTCGGCGCCAAGAGCTACGCCTCGAACTCCTATCTCGGGGCCGATCCGACCGTCGGCATGGGCGTATTCCAGCGCCCGGGCACCAACGCCACCGAAGCGGCCGACCAGGTCAAGGCCACGATGGAGACCCTGAAGGGCGCGTTCCCGCCGGGGCTCGAATACCGCATCGAGTACAATCCGACCGAGTTCATCAACGAGTCGATCGTAGCGGTCGAGGAGACGATCTACGAGGCGGTCGCGCTCGTGGTCATCGTGGTCTTCATCTTCCTGCAGTCATGGCGGGCGGCGATCGTGCCGGTCGCGGCCATCCCGGTGTCGCTGATCGCGACCTTCGCGGTGATGTCCGCCTTCGGCTTCTCGCTCAACCTGCTGACGCTGTTCGGCCTGATCCTCGCCATCGGCATCGTGGTCGACGACGCGATCGTCGTGGTCGAGAACGTCGAACGCAACATCGCGCTCGGAAAGACGCCGCGCGAGGCCGCGCACGCCACCATGGACGAGGTCGGCACCGCCGTCGTCGCGATCGCGCTGGTGCTCTGCGCCGTGTTCGTGCCGACGGCCTTCATTCCCGGCATCTCGGGCATCTTCTACAAGCAGTTCGCGCTCACCATCGCGACCGCGACGGTTCTGTCGGCGATCGTGTCGCTGACCCTGTCGCCCGCGCTCTGCGCGCTGCTGCTCAAGCCTCATGCGCATGGCAAGAAGAAGAGCATTTTTGCGCGCGCCGGCGACCTGTTCAACCGCAACTTCGACCGCGGCGCGCATGGCTACGCCAATTCGGTCGGCTGGATGGTGCGCCATAAGGCGCTGTTCCTGATCGCCTATCTCGTACTGATGGGCGGCGCGGCCTACATGTTCATGAAGGTGCCGCGCGGCTTCATTCCGCAGGCCGACCAGGGCTACGCCATCCTCGTGGTGCAGTTGCCCGAGGGCGCGAACCTGCAGCGCACCGACGAGGTCGCGCGGCGCGCGAGCGAGATCGCGCGCGGCGTTCCCGGCGTGAAGAACGCGGTCACGATCGCGGGCTTCTCGGGCGCGACCTTCTCGGCCGCCGCCAACGCCGCGACGAGCTTCATCATCTTCGATCCGTTCGAGAAGCGGAACGAGCATGGCGCCGGCCAGCGCGCGCCCGCGATTCTCGCCGAGGCGCAGAAGCGGCTGTCCGTCATTCAGGAAGCCTTCGTTCTCGCCATCCTGCCGCCGACGGTGCGCGGCATCGGGCAGGGCGGCGGCTTCAAGATGTATGTCCAGGACCGCACCAATCTCGGCTTCCCCGCGCTCGAGGCGTCGGTCAACGAGCTGATCGCGAAGGCCGGCTCCAGCGGCAAGACCGCCGGCACGTTCACGACCTTCAACACGCGCGCGCCGCAGGTCTATCTCGACATCGACCGCGTCAAGGCGCAGCAGCTCAACGTCCCGATCCAGAGCATCTTCGAGGCGCTGCAGACGCTGCTCGGCCAGGCTTATGTGAACGACTTCACGGCGCTCGGGCGAACGTTCCAGGTGAACGCGCAGGCCGACGCCG
Protein-coding sequences here:
- a CDS encoding multidrug efflux RND transporter permease subunit translates to MGFGHFFVDRPIFASVISIVLMIIGGVALVGLPIAQYPEIAPPTIVVQATYPGANAETIAETVAAPLEQQINGVEGMIYMNSLATGDGVLQLTVTFQPGTNQDIAQVQVQNRVAQAQPRLPEAVSRTGVTVNKRSSDFLMVVNLVSPTKSLDTLYMSNYASVNIVDALKRIEGVGDIRIFGERELSLRIWLDPNRLAAYGLAAGDVVAAISAQNVQVSGGSLGAPPSPQGTVSQITVTTQGRFQDPEQFKKIIVRSTSDGRLLRVGDVARVEVGAKSYASNSYLGADPTVGMGVFQRPGTNATEAADQVKATMETLKGAFPPGLEYRIEYNPTEFINESIVAVEETIYEAVALVVIVVFIFLQSWRAAIVPVAAIPVSLIATFAVMSAFGFSLNLLTLFGLILAIGIVVDDAIVVVENVERNIALGKTPREAAHATMDEVGTAVVAIALVLCAVFVPTAFIPGISGIFYKQFALTIATATVLSAIVSLTLSPALCALLLKPHAHGKKKSIFARAGDLFNRNFDRGAHGYANSVGWMVRHKALFLIAYLVLMGGAAYMFMKVPRGFIPQADQGYAILVVQLPEGANLQRTDEVARRASEIARGVPGVKNAVTIAGFSGATFSAAANAATSFIIFDPFEKRNEHGAGQRAPAILAEAQKRLSVIQEAFVLAILPPTVRGIGQGGGFKMYVQDRTNLGFPALEASVNELIAKAGSSGKTAGTFTTFNTRAPQVYLDIDRVKAQQLNVPIQSIFEALQTLLGQAYVNDFTALGRTFQVNAQADAAFRVKLADVYQFKVRSSTGALVPLGTLITERNQTGPYTVERENIYNSIAVQGNAAPGVSTGQAIEAMEQLFKEVMPPGVAFEWVDLAYQEKLAGNTAIYVFGLAILFVFLFLSAQYESWALPLAIILITPLSMLAALLGVAYRGQDNNILTQIGFIVLIGLAAKNAILIVEFARQREDEGEPPIQAAIDACRDRLRPIIMTSLAFSLGVVPLAFASGAASELRQAIGTAVLAGMVGVTILGLFLTPVFYVAIRQLLLRFGRKKGDDASGGKTGTPEPGAPSDGAKGHAPNAPAPGKEPTAPSGGTPAPKPA
- a CDS encoding LacI family DNA-binding transcriptional regulator: MGDVARLAGVSAMTVSRALRRDASVSARTRARVLEVVDEIGYVPDKAAGSLSSGRSGLVAVIFPTLVLPLFAYVAKGLGETISQSGLELQIAASDYSADREEEILRSMLRRRPEAVAIAGVGHTAKTARLLQGAGIPVVEFLDGADPAIDSLIGLDLTAVSRATVEYLAARGRKRLAVASPRSDAGRRAERRVQSLAEAARAHGLPEPAVFQQGSSIQPVEQGARSAQAMIASGESYDALILMTDYAAIGAVRELENAGVQVPSDMAVFGFGDCEVARYVRPSITTVGFNPAAAGVEIGKIILSALDAARQGAERQTYRLMLDFQIYERESA
- a CDS encoding efflux RND transporter periplasmic adaptor subunit, which translates into the protein MIRPVAPSSSSRLLRLGALGLALAVSGGVALAQGGAPGPMPVSVANPIKKKVSEVAEFTGRFEASERVDVRAQVSGQLVEVAFKDGAQVKKGDLLFKIDPRPYQNALEQAQSAVTTANATIQLTKADVDRAKDLIRTGNITDQVAQQRQQAYQQALASLQSAQAQVATAKLNLEWTDVRAPIEGRIGRKLVTEGNLIASGASSSVLTTIVGIKPIYFYFDVDEQSYLRYMNFVREGKIKQEDGGAPVKIALPDSPKFTIDGRIDFADNQLDQQTGTLRLRATVPNQDGFLTSGVFGRLQLTSSPEYDAVLIPDAAILSDQTRKIVMTVDKDNKVVPKVVELGQANDGMRVIRSGLTEEDVVIVNGLMRARPGAEVAPQKVDPTKPDKQAAAEPKK
- the cysG gene encoding siroheme synthase CysG translates to MARLTAFPAFHKVSGRTVLIVGSGAAAAAKARLLGETDARLRIVAEAPGDELLGDAARLGAEVLHARFDVAHLDDVALAFAATEDETEDRRIADAARLARVPVNVVDRPELCDFTTPALVNRAPLAVAIGTDGAAPVLARHVRARVEAMLSPELGRLTSLAESLRGAVADMIPHGEARRRFWAKLFDGPVAARALSGDVAGARAEAVRMMSAEPDVAGFVWLVGAGPGATDLLTLRAQRVLQEADVIVHDALVPPDLIAMGRRDAHRISVGKRKGRHEVTQGEIGEILVREAKAGRRVVRLKGGDPMVFGRVGEEMAALSAAGVPHEIVPGVTAAFAAAASAKAPLTLRGLSSSLVFATGHDLDGRTLPDWAGLALGGATVAVYMGRTVAGAVAERLVEAGLSLDTPVAAVENASRADETIFAGTLRDLPALADRGDVTGPVLILIGRALAEAEQVDAAPIVPETARRTSAA
- a CDS encoding nitrite/sulfite reductase; translation: MYRYDEFDRDFVDGRVAQFSDQVERRLSGELTEEQFRPLRLMNGLYLQLHAYMLRIAVPYGTLSSKQMRMLAHIAREYDRDYGHFTTRQNLQFNWPALKDMPEILRKLASVEMHALQTSGNCIRNVTADHFAGAAADEVADPRPYAEILRQWSSIHPEFSYLPRKFKLAVTGSPNDRAAIQLHDIGLEVKKNEAGELGFAVYVGGGQGRTPMIAHKVRDFLPEEDLLAYCEAIMRVYNLHGRRDNKYKARIKILVHETGATEITKQIEAEFAEVRKTELLQLPEEEIERITAYFAPPELPEKPARSGAFEEAKADSRDFAAFAQNNVAAHKVPGYGIVTISLKPIGGIPGDATADQMDVSADLAERFSQSELRVSHEQNLVLAHVALDDMPALYAELVSHGLATGNAGLVTDIIACPGLDYCALANARSINIAQDLSNRFGSPERQTEIGELKIKISGCINACGHHHVGHIGLLGVDKRGEEVYQITLGGSGAEDASVGALVGPGFTGDEVVDAVETVVDTYLKLREGPDETFLTAVRRLGQKPFKEALYGAA
- a CDS encoding DUF2849 domain-containing protein, whose product is MSAPIQKSASKRKAATQVVTANRLIDGVVVYLDADGGWSDRIGQAVVLEADADIEAALATGQKAVEAQIIVEAYAIDVARDADGALRPLRLREVIRAFGPTVRDDLARSVAA